From Micromonospora echinaurantiaca:
GCCGTCACCGACGCCTACCTCGGTGCCGCCGTCGACGAGGCGGCCGCATGAAGCGAGCGGAGCGAGCGGATCAGCAGGCTCAGCACGGTGGTGCCGGCATGAGTGGCGAGGACCTGCTGGTGGTGCGCGGGCTGGTGGCCGGCTACGGCGCCGCGCCGGTGCTGCACGGGGTCGACCTCACCGTGCCGGCGGGCACCATCGCCGCGGTGGTGGGGGCGAACGGGGCGGGCAAGACCACCCTGCTGCGCGCCCTCTCCGGCATGCTGCGCCCGCTCGCCGGTCGGGTCGCGCTGGCCGGCGACGACCTGCGCGGCGTACCGGTGGAACAGCTGGTCCGGCGCGGCATGGCGCACGTGCCGGAGGGACGGGGCGTGGTCGGCGAGCTCACGGTGGACGAGAACCTGCGGCTCGGCGGGTTGTGGCGGCGCGACCGGGCCGACGCGACGCGCGCCCTGGACGAGGTGTACCAGCTGTTCGAGCCGCTGGCCCGGCGCCGGCGGCACCTCGGCCACCAGCTCTCCGGCGGCGAACGGCAGATGCTCGCCCTCGGCCGGGCGCTCGTCGGGCGACCCCGGCTGCTGCTGCTCGACGAGCCGTCCCTCGGCCTGGCGCCGCGGGTGGTCGCCCAGACCATGGCCCTGCTGCGCCAGTTGCGCGACCGCACCGGGCTGACCGTGCTGCTGGTCGAGCAGAACGTGCGCAGCGCGCTGTCGGTCGCCGACCAGGGCGTGGTGATGGCGCTGGGCCGGGTGGTCAGCACCGCGCCGGCCGCCCGGCTGCGCGACGACGACGACCTGCGCCACGCCTACCTCGGTTTCTGACCACCTCGTCCCCGCGGGAGGACTGTTGGACCGCTTCGTCTTCCTCACCCTCGACGGCCTGTCCCGGGGTGCGGTCTACGCCGCGTTCGCGCTGGCCCTGGTGCTCATCTGGCGGGCCGCCCGGATCGTCAACTTCGCCCAGGGCGCGATGGCCGTGGCCACCGCGTACGTCGCCTACAGCGTGTCGGCCGCGACCGGCTCGTACTGGCTGGGTTTCCTGGCCGCGTTGGTCGCCGGGCTGCTGCTCGGCGCCGCGGTCGACCTGGCGGTGATGCGCTTCGTCGACCACCGGTCCCCGCTCAACCCGGTGATCGTCGCGCTCGGCCTGGTGCTGCTGATCCAGGCGGTCCTCGGCATGGTCTACGGCAACGAGTTCCTGCCCGCCGAGGCGCCGTTCTCCCGGTCCGCGCTGACCGTGGCCGGGATCGCCGTGCTCTCCCCGTACGACCTGTTCGCGTTCGCGGCGGTCGGGGTGGTGGTGGTCGGGCTGGCCTGGATCTTCACCCGCACCGCAGTCGGGTTGCGGATGCGCGCCGCGGCGTTCGCCCCCGAGGTGTCCCGGCTGCTCGGGGTCAACGTCGGCGGCATGCTCACCCTCGGCTGGGCGCTCGCCTCCGGGGTGGGCGCGCTGGCCGGCATGCTGGTCATCCCCACCGAGCTGGGCCTGCACCCGCACGCGATGGACCTGGTCTTCGTCTCGGCGTTCACCGCCGCCGTGGTGGGCGGGCTGGACAGTCCACCGGGGGCGGTGGTCGGCGGGCTCGCGGTGGGCCTGCTGCTTTCCTATGTCAGCGGCTACGCCGGCAGCGACCTCACCCCGCTGGCGGTGCTCGTGCTGCTGCTGGCGGTGCTGCTGGTCCGTCCCGGCGGGCTGTTCGCCCCGGTCGCCGCGAGGCGGGTGTGAGCGCCACCCGGGCGGCCACGCCGCCGCGCATCCCGGCGCCGGAGGTCGGCACCCGCCCGGCTGGTACGCACCGCGTCCCGACCCTGCTGCGCCATCTCGGCGTCGCGCTGGTCGCCGCGCTCCTGCTGGTGGTGGTCAGCTACGGCCTGGATCCGTTCCGCAACTTCCAGTTCGCGACCGTGGCGGCCTACCTCTGCGCCACCGCCGGGCTGACCGTGCTGACCGGGCTCAACGGGCAGCTCTCGCTGGGGCACGGCGCGCTGATGGCCACCGGCGCGTACACGGTGGCCTTCTGTCAGACCGCGTTCCTCGACGCCGGGCTCACCGGCGGCTGGTGGCTGGCCGTCTCGCTGGTCGCGGCGGTGCTGGCCGCGCTGGCGGTCGGCGCCGTGGTCGGGGCGGCCGCGGCCCGGTTGCGCGGCCCGTACCTGGCCGGGGTGACGTTGGCCGTCGCGGTGGTGGTGCCGGCGTTGACCGTCACCTTCGACGGCCTCTTCAACGGCGAGCAGGGGCTGTCGGTGCCGGTGGAGCCGCCGCCGGCCGCGCTCGGTGCGTACTTCCCCTACGAGCGCTGGCAGCTCTGGGTCGCCGCGGCGGCCACCCTGCTCGCCCTGGTGCTGCTGGCCAACCTGGTCCGCAGCCGGTACGGCCGGACCTTCCGCGCGGTGCGCGACGACGAGGTCGCCGCCCGCCTCGCCGGCATCCACGTGGCCCGCACCCAGGTGCTCGCCTTCGTGGTCAGCGCGGCCGGCGCCGGGCTCGGCGGCGCGCTGCTGGCCGTGCTCGCGCAGAGCGTCTCGCCCGGGGCGTTCTCGCTGACCCTGTCGCTCTTCCTGCTGATGGCGGTCGTCATCGGCGGCCTGGGCAGCCTCGCCGGCGCGCTCTGGGGCGCCGTCCTGCTGGTGGTCCTGCCCGACCTCACGCACAGCCTGACCGAGCAGCTCACCCTCTCCCCAGCCGTGGCGCAGCGGATGGAGGGCAACCTTCCGCTGGCCATCTTCGGGATCACCCTGATCGTCGTCATGATCGCCGCGCCCGGCGGTGTGCAGGGCCTGCTGGCCCGCCTCGGCCGGGCGGTGGCCGCCCGGCTGCCGGGCCGCCGGCGGTCCTGAACCGACCCGGGCCCCCGTCCGCACTCCGCTCCACCCCGCCACCCGCCAACCAGAACCGGACCGAGGAAAGGTCGGTGTCCCCATGCCACCCTCGACACGACGTGCTCTCGCGATCGCCACCGCCATCACCCTGCTCGCCACCTCCGCCGCGTGCAGCGGCGACGGCGGCGGGTCGTCGGGACGCGGGCCGGTGCCCGGCGTCACCGACGCCGAGATCGTGGTCGGCACCCACATGCCGCTGACCGGCCCGGCCTCGGCCGGCTACTCCAAGATCGCGCCGGCCACCAAGGCGTACTTCGACTACGTGAACGCCAACGGCGGCGTGCACGGCCGGAAGATCACCTACAAGATCATGGACGACGGCTACAACCCGGCGAACACCCAGCAGGTGGTCCGCCAACTGGTCCTGCAGGACAAGGTCTTCGCGGTGCTCAACGGGCTCGGTACGCCGACCCACACCGGCGTGCTCGACTTCCTCAAGAGCAACCGGGTGCCGGACCTCTTCGTCGCCTCCGGCAGCCGCAGCTGGGACCAGCCGGACAAGTATCCGGGCACCTTCGGGTTCAACCCGGACTACACGGTGGAGGGCAAGATCCTGGCCAACCACGTGAAGACCGCGCTGCCCGGCAAGAAGGTCTGCTTCCTGGGCCAGGACGACGACTTCGGCCGGGACAGCCTGGCCGGGGTGGAGCAGGTGCTCGGCGCCGGCGCGGTGGTGGCCAAGCAGACGTACGTCACCAGCAACACCAACGTGGCGCCGCAGGTCGGCGCGTTCAAGGCCGCCGGCTGCGAGGTGGTCGTGCTGGCCACCGTGCCCGGCTTCACCGCCCTCGCCGTCGGCACCGCGGCCCGGCTGGGCTTCAAGCCGCAGTGGCTGGTCTCCAACGTCGGCGCCGACCACCCCACCCTGGCCAAGCAGCTCGGTGACGCCGCGCCGCTGCTGGAGGGCATGATCGGCGTCAACTACCTGCCCATGCAGAACGACACGGCGAACCCGTGGATCCAGCTGTTCAGCAAGGTGAACAAGGAGCACAACGGGGACGCGCCGTTCGACGGCAACACCGTCTACGGGATGGCCGTCGGCTACCTCTTCGTGCAGGTGCTCCAGGCCGCCGGCAAGGACCTCACCCGGGAGTCGGTGCTGGCGGCGGTCAGCAGGGGCGGCTACCAGGGCCCGGGGCTGGCGCCGCTGCGCTTCAGCGACACCGACCACTCCGGCTACGGCGGCGAGCGGCTGACCCGGGTCAGCGGCGGCGTGCAGGCGTACTTCGGGCCGGCGTACGAGACGGACGAGGGTGACGGCCCGGTGCGGGAGTACGCCGTCGCCCCGGTTGCCCCGCCGGCCAACGGGATCCCCGCCGCCTCCTGAGCCCGGTGCCGGGTGCGGTCGGCTCGACCGCGCCCGGCACCGGGCCGGCCGGGCCCGGTCAGCTCAGCCGTTCGACGATCATCGCCATGCCCTGGCCGCCGCCGACGCACATGGTCGCCAGTCCGACCTGCCGGTCGTGCCAGCGCAGCGAGTTGAGCAGCGTGGTGGTGATCCGGGCGCCGGTCATGCCGAACGGGTGGCCGACCGCGATCGCGCCGCCGTTGACGTTGAGCCGGTCCCAGTCGACGCCGAGCTCGCGGGCGCTCGGCAGCACCTGGGCCGCGAACGCCTCGTTGATCTCGACCAGGTCGACGTCCGCGATGGACATTCCGGCGTGGCGCAGCGCCCGCCGGGACGCTTCCACCGGCCCGAGCCCCATGATCTCGGGGGAGAGCGCGCTCAGGCCGGTGGCGACGATCCGGGCCAGCGGGGTGACGCCCAACTCCCGGGCCCGTACGTCGGACATCACGACGAGCGCGGCGGCCCCGTCGTTGAGCGGACAGGAGTTGCCGGCGGTCACCGTGCCGTCCGGCCGGAACACCGGCGGCAGCGCGGCCACCGCCGCCAGGGTCACCCCGGGACGCGGTCCGTCGTCGGCGGCGACCACCGCGCCGCCGGGCACGGTGATCGGGGTGATCTCCCGCGCCCAGAAGCCGTCGGCGATCGCCTTCTCGGCCAGCAGCTGCGACCGTACGGCGAACTCGTCCTGGCTCTCCCGGGAGATCCCGCGCAGCTGGGCCACGTTCTCCGCGGTCTGTCCCATGGCGACGTAGACGTCCGGCAGCTCGCCGTCGGCGCGCGGATCGTGCCAGGCCGGCCCCGCGCCGCCGGCCCGGGTGGCGGTCCGCGTCACCGCGTCGCCGAACCGCGGGTTGGTGCTGTCCGGGTGCCCGTCGCTGCGACCCCGGTGGTAGCGGGAGACGCACTCCACCCCGGCCGAGACGAACACGTCGCCCTCGCCGGCGCGGATGGCGTGCAGGGCCATCCGGGTGGTCTGCAGCGACGAGGAGCAGTACCGGTTGACGGTGGTGCCGGGCAGGTGGTCGAGGCCGAGCAGGACGGCCACCACACGAGCGAGGTTGTAGCCCTGCTCGCCGGCGGGCTGGCCGCAGCCGAGCATCAGGTCGTCGATCCCGGCCGGGTCGAGCTGGGGCACCTGGTCCAGGGCGGCCCGCACGATGGTGGCGGCCAGGTCGTCGGCGCGCAGTTCGCGCAGCGAGCCCTTGTTCGCCCGACCGATCGGTGATCGGGCGGCGGCGACGATGACGGCTTCCGGCATGGTGGGGTCCTTTCCGGGGGAGTTATCTGCACTGACGGTGCGGTTACTACGGTGGCCGTGTCAACGGATTGTGAGATGGTCATCGGCATTCGTCGTTGACGAGTCGGTTCCGTCCTCCTACTATCTGCATCGTGAATGCAGATTCAGCTCGGTTGGCCGGTCGGGTCGCGCTGGTCACCGGGGCGAGCCGCGGCATCGGCCTGGCGGTCGCCCGCCGGCTGGTCGCCGAGGGCGCCCGGGTCGGCCTGACCGCCCGCCACCCGGAGCCGCTGGCCGAGGCGGTCGCCGAGCTGGGCGGCCCGACGCGCGCGGTGGCGGTGGCCGGTCGGGCCGACGACGCCGAGCACCGTCGGGCCGCGGTGCACCGGGTCACCGAGGCGTTCGGGCCGGTGGACGTCCTGGTCAACAACGTCGGCATCAACCCGGTCCACGGGCCACTGGCCGAACTGGACCTGGCCGCGGCCCGCAAGATCCTCGACGTCAACCTGGTCGGCACGCTCGGCTGGGTGCAGGAGGTCCGCGCCGCGGGGATGGCCGAGCGCGGGGGCTGCGTGGTCAACGTCTCCTCGATCGCCGGGCTGACGCCGTCGCCGGGCATCGCGTTCTACGGCGTCAGCAAGGCCGCCGTCAACCACCTCACCGCCTGCCTCGCCGTCGAGCTGGCCCCGGCGATCCGGGTCAACGCGGTCGCCCCGGCCGTGGTGAAGACCCGGTTCGCGGCCGCCCTGCACGAGGGCCGGGAGGACGAGGTCGCCCGGGCGTACCCGCTGGGGCGGCTCGGCGTACCCGAGGACGTCGCCGGCGCGGTCGCCTTCCTCGCCTCCGCCGACGCGGCCTGGATCACCGGGCAGACCCTGGTCCTCGACGGCGGGGTCGGCCTCGCCGGCCGGATCGCCGGATGACCGCGCCGGCCGCACCCCGCGGCCTGGTCGTGGCCGGGGCCGGCGTGGTGGTCACCGGGGCCGGCTCCGGCATCGGCGCCGCCCTGGCCACCCGGTTCGCCGCCGACGGCGCCCGGGTGGTGGTCAACGACGTCGACGCCGCGGCTGCCCGGGCGGTGGCCGCGCGGATCGGGGGGTACGCCTGCCCTGGCGACGCGGCCGACCCGGCCGCCGTGGCCGCCCTGGTCGGCTTCGCCCGCGACCGCCTCGGCGCGGTCGACCTGTTCTGCGCCAATGCCGGGGTGGCCCCGACCGGCGGGGCCGACGCCTCGGACGAGGCGTGGCAGCGGGCCTGGCAGGTGAACGTGTTGGCGCACGTGCTGGCGGCGCGCGAGCTGCTGCCGCACTGGCTCGCCGCCGGCCGCGGCCGGCTGCTGGTCACCGCCTCGGCGGCGGGCCTGCTCATCCTGCTCGGCAAGGCGCCCTACTCGGTGACCAAGCACGCCGCGCTGGCCTTCGCCGAGTGGTTGCGGGCCAGCTACGCCCACCGCGGCATCACCGTCCAGGCGCTCTGCCCGCAGGGGGTGCGGACGCCGATGCTGGCTGCCGCCGACGACGCCAGCGCCGCCCTGCTGGACGCGACCGCGGTCAGCTCCGAGCAGGTGGCCGACTGCGTCAGCGCGGCGCTGGCCGACGACCGGTTCCTGGTGCTGCCGCATCCGGAGGTCGCCGCCTGGTACGCGCGCCGCGCCGCCGACCCGGACCGCTGGTTGCGGGCGATGAACCGCACCCAGCGCGACATCGAGCGGCGCGGCACCGACCGGCCCGAGCCGCGGCCGGAGCCGCCGGACCTCGACCCGCGGCCGGCGGCGGCCGGCCCCGACCCGCACCGGAGCGCCTGATGGACTTCCGCTACGACGAGACCACCGAGCGGCTGCGCGAGAGACTGCTCGCCTTCATGGCCGAGCGGATCCATCCGGCCGAGCCCGTCTTCGCCGACCAGTCGGCGGCGCGCGTCGACCGGTGGGGCGCCCCGCCCGTGGTCGCCGAGTTGCAGGCCGAGGCGCGCCGGCACGGCCTGTGGAACCTCTTCCTCCCGGGCGAGCACGGCGCGGGCCTGACCAACCTGCAGTACGCGCCGCTGGCCGAGATCACCGGCTGGTCGCCCGAACTCGCCCCGGTGGCGCTGAACTGCGCGGCGCCGGACACCGGCAACATGGAACTGCTGGCCCTGTTCGGCACCCCGGAGCAGCGGGACCGCTGGCTCACTCCGCTGCTGGACGGCCGGATCCGCTCGGCGTTCGCGATGACCGAGCCGGCCGTCGCGTCGTCCGACGCCACCAACATCGCCACCCGGATCGAGCGCGACGGCGACGAGTACGTGGTCAACGGCCGCAAGTGGTTCGTCACCGGGGCGCTCGACCCGCGCTGCGCGGTCTTCGTCGTGATGGGACGGACCGATCCCGACGCGCCCCGGCACCGGCAGCAGAGCCAGCTGCTGGTGCCGCGCGACACCCCCGGGGTCACGCTCCGCCGGGGTCTGCGCACCTTCGGGTACGACGACGGCGACCACGGCGGCCACGCCGAGATCGACTTCGTCGACGTCCGGGTGCCGGTGGGCAACCTGATCGGGGCGGAAGGCGACGGCTTCGCCATCTCGCAGGCGCGGCTCGGGCCGGGCCGGGTGCACCACTGCATGCGGCTGGTCGGCATGGCCGAGCGGGCCGTCGAGCTGATGTGCCGGCGGGTGGCCGACCGGCACGCGTTCGGCGGGCCGCTGGCCACGCAGGGGGTCATCCGGGACTGGATCGCCGAGGCACGGGTCCGGCTGGAACAGGCCCGGCTGCTGGTGCTCAAGACGGCCTGGCTGATGGACACCGTCGGCAACCGGGCCGCGCACACCGAGATCCAGGCGATCAAGATCGCGGTGCCGGAGACCGTGCAGTGGGTGATCGACCGGGCCGTGCAGGCGCACGGCGCGGCCGGGGTCAGCCAGGACACGCCACTGGCCCGGCTCTGGGTGAAGGCCCGCGCGCTCCGGTTGGCCGACGGCCCGGACGAGGTGCACCGGCAGTCGTTGGCCCGTCGGGAGCTGCGCCGGCACCAGCCGGTCCGGCCGGCGGCCCGAGGCTAGACTCCCGGGGCGGTGGGGACGACGTGGCAGCGGTGAGAGGGAGAGCGCGGATGGGCGGGGCCGACGCGCCGGGCCGGGTCGACGGGCGGACCGCCCGGGCCGAGCGCACCCGGGCGGCCATCGTCGAGGCGCACCTCGCGCTCATCTCCGAGGGCGACCTGCGGCCGACCGGCGAGCGCATCGCCGAACGGGCCGGCATCTCGCTGCGCACGCTGTGGACCAACTTCAAGGACATGGAGACGCTCTTCGAGGCCAGTGGCGCGGAGGTGCTCCGCCAGCAGGATGCCGCGTACCGGCCGATCTCGCCGACGCTGCCGCTGGCCAAGCGGGTCGACGCGTACTGCCGGCAGCGGGCCCGCCTGCTCCAGCTGGTCGCGCCGTCGGCGCGGGCCGCCCAGATGCGCGAGCCGGTCTCGGCGCAGCTGCACCGTAACCGGCTCAAGCACATCGACCGGGTCCGCGACGAGGTCGAGCAGCTCTTCGCGGCGGAGCTGGCGCAGGCCGGGCCGGGTCGGGAGCAGCTGGTGCACGCGCTGGTCGCGGTGAGCATGTGGCCGGCCTGGTCGATGCTGCGGGACGGGCTGGGGCTGGGCGTGGACCAGGCCCGGGCGGTGATGGCCCGCACCGTGGGCGCGCTGCTGACCGACGTTTCCGAGCGCTGACCGACGCGCCGGGGCTGTTGCCGGCTGGCCCCCGCGCCGGTTGGGCCGCCGCGCCGGTTGGCCGCCACACCGGTCGGGTCGCTGCGGGGTTGGCCGGGGCGGCTCGCGCGGAAATCGACTCTTTCCTTCCGGTTTCCGATAGGTGACACTCGATGCATGGTTACTGCATCGACAGTGCAATTAACCGGGCTGCGGGGCCGCGACGCCGAGTGTGCGGCCATCCGGCGGCTGCTCGACGGACCACCGGACGCCGGGGGCGCGCTGCTGCTGTGGGGCGAGCCGGGCGCGGGCCGCAGCGCGCTGGTCGGCTACGCGCACCGGCAGGCCGGCGCCCGTACCGTGCTGGCCGGCGCCGGGCTAGCCGAGGAGGCGCTGCTGCCGTACGCCGGACTGCAACGCCTGCTCGACCCGCTGCTGGACCGGGCCGACGCGCTGCCCGAACCGCAGCGTGGGGTGCTGCGGGCGGCGCTGGCCGGCGCCGGCTGCCCGGCCCACCGCCGGCTCGCCCTGTCGATGGCCGTGCTCGGGCTGCTCACCGCCGCCGCCCGGGAGCGCCCACTGCTGTGCACCATGGACGACGTCGACCAGGGTGACCCGCAGACCGCCGAGGTGCTCGGTTTCGTGGCCCGGCGGCTGCGCGAGCTGCCGGTCGCCGTCCTGCTCACCGCCGGCACCGACGCGGTGGCCGGGGGAGTGCCCCGGCACCGGCTGCGGCCCCTCGACGACCGGGCCGGCGCCGCCCTGCTGGCCGACCGGCTGCCCCGCCTCGACCCGGCGGTGGCGGTGGCCCTCACCGCCGTCGCCGGGGGTAACCCGCAGGCCCTGGTCGACCTGGCCGAGGTGCTCACCCCCGGGCAGTGCCGGGGCGACGAGCCGCTGCCCGAGACGCCGCCGGTCGACGGC
This genomic window contains:
- a CDS encoding ABC transporter ATP-binding protein; amino-acid sequence: MSGEDLLVVRGLVAGYGAAPVLHGVDLTVPAGTIAAVVGANGAGKTTLLRALSGMLRPLAGRVALAGDDLRGVPVEQLVRRGMAHVPEGRGVVGELTVDENLRLGGLWRRDRADATRALDEVYQLFEPLARRRRHLGHQLSGGERQMLALGRALVGRPRLLLLDEPSLGLAPRVVAQTMALLRQLRDRTGLTVLLVEQNVRSALSVADQGVVMALGRVVSTAPAARLRDDDDLRHAYLGF
- a CDS encoding branched-chain amino acid ABC transporter permease, with the protein product MDRFVFLTLDGLSRGAVYAAFALALVLIWRAARIVNFAQGAMAVATAYVAYSVSAATGSYWLGFLAALVAGLLLGAAVDLAVMRFVDHRSPLNPVIVALGLVLLIQAVLGMVYGNEFLPAEAPFSRSALTVAGIAVLSPYDLFAFAAVGVVVVGLAWIFTRTAVGLRMRAAAFAPEVSRLLGVNVGGMLTLGWALASGVGALAGMLVIPTELGLHPHAMDLVFVSAFTAAVVGGLDSPPGAVVGGLAVGLLLSYVSGYAGSDLTPLAVLVLLLAVLLVRPGGLFAPVAARRV
- a CDS encoding branched-chain amino acid ABC transporter permease, whose translation is MSATRAATPPRIPAPEVGTRPAGTHRVPTLLRHLGVALVAALLLVVVSYGLDPFRNFQFATVAAYLCATAGLTVLTGLNGQLSLGHGALMATGAYTVAFCQTAFLDAGLTGGWWLAVSLVAAVLAALAVGAVVGAAAARLRGPYLAGVTLAVAVVVPALTVTFDGLFNGEQGLSVPVEPPPAALGAYFPYERWQLWVAAAATLLALVLLANLVRSRYGRTFRAVRDDEVAARLAGIHVARTQVLAFVVSAAGAGLGGALLAVLAQSVSPGAFSLTLSLFLLMAVVIGGLGSLAGALWGAVLLVVLPDLTHSLTEQLTLSPAVAQRMEGNLPLAIFGITLIVVMIAAPGGVQGLLARLGRAVAARLPGRRRS
- a CDS encoding ABC transporter substrate-binding protein, yielding MPPSTRRALAIATAITLLATSAACSGDGGGSSGRGPVPGVTDAEIVVGTHMPLTGPASAGYSKIAPATKAYFDYVNANGGVHGRKITYKIMDDGYNPANTQQVVRQLVLQDKVFAVLNGLGTPTHTGVLDFLKSNRVPDLFVASGSRSWDQPDKYPGTFGFNPDYTVEGKILANHVKTALPGKKVCFLGQDDDFGRDSLAGVEQVLGAGAVVAKQTYVTSNTNVAPQVGAFKAAGCEVVVLATVPGFTALAVGTAARLGFKPQWLVSNVGADHPTLAKQLGDAAPLLEGMIGVNYLPMQNDTANPWIQLFSKVNKEHNGDAPFDGNTVYGMAVGYLFVQVLQAAGKDLTRESVLAAVSRGGYQGPGLAPLRFSDTDHSGYGGERLTRVSGGVQAYFGPAYETDEGDGPVREYAVAPVAPPANGIPAAS
- a CDS encoding acetyl-CoA C-acetyltransferase; protein product: MPEAVIVAAARSPIGRANKGSLRELRADDLAATIVRAALDQVPQLDPAGIDDLMLGCGQPAGEQGYNLARVVAVLLGLDHLPGTTVNRYCSSSLQTTRMALHAIRAGEGDVFVSAGVECVSRYHRGRSDGHPDSTNPRFGDAVTRTATRAGGAGPAWHDPRADGELPDVYVAMGQTAENVAQLRGISRESQDEFAVRSQLLAEKAIADGFWAREITPITVPGGAVVAADDGPRPGVTLAAVAALPPVFRPDGTVTAGNSCPLNDGAAALVVMSDVRARELGVTPLARIVATGLSALSPEIMGLGPVEASRRALRHAGMSIADVDLVEINEAFAAQVLPSARELGVDWDRLNVNGGAIAVGHPFGMTGARITTTLLNSLRWHDRQVGLATMCVGGGQGMAMIVERLS
- a CDS encoding SDR family oxidoreductase; translation: MNADSARLAGRVALVTGASRGIGLAVARRLVAEGARVGLTARHPEPLAEAVAELGGPTRAVAVAGRADDAEHRRAAVHRVTEAFGPVDVLVNNVGINPVHGPLAELDLAAARKILDVNLVGTLGWVQEVRAAGMAERGGCVVNVSSIAGLTPSPGIAFYGVSKAAVNHLTACLAVELAPAIRVNAVAPAVVKTRFAAALHEGREDEVARAYPLGRLGVPEDVAGAVAFLASADAAWITGQTLVLDGGVGLAGRIAG
- a CDS encoding SDR family NAD(P)-dependent oxidoreductase produces the protein MTAPAAPRGLVVAGAGVVVTGAGSGIGAALATRFAADGARVVVNDVDAAAARAVAARIGGYACPGDAADPAAVAALVGFARDRLGAVDLFCANAGVAPTGGADASDEAWQRAWQVNVLAHVLAARELLPHWLAAGRGRLLVTASAAGLLILLGKAPYSVTKHAALAFAEWLRASYAHRGITVQALCPQGVRTPMLAAADDASAALLDATAVSSEQVADCVSAALADDRFLVLPHPEVAAWYARRAADPDRWLRAMNRTQRDIERRGTDRPEPRPEPPDLDPRPAAAGPDPHRSA
- a CDS encoding acyl-CoA dehydrogenase family protein, giving the protein MDFRYDETTERLRERLLAFMAERIHPAEPVFADQSAARVDRWGAPPVVAELQAEARRHGLWNLFLPGEHGAGLTNLQYAPLAEITGWSPELAPVALNCAAPDTGNMELLALFGTPEQRDRWLTPLLDGRIRSAFAMTEPAVASSDATNIATRIERDGDEYVVNGRKWFVTGALDPRCAVFVVMGRTDPDAPRHRQQSQLLVPRDTPGVTLRRGLRTFGYDDGDHGGHAEIDFVDVRVPVGNLIGAEGDGFAISQARLGPGRVHHCMRLVGMAERAVELMCRRVADRHAFGGPLATQGVIRDWIAEARVRLEQARLLVLKTAWLMDTVGNRAAHTEIQAIKIAVPETVQWVIDRAVQAHGAAGVSQDTPLARLWVKARALRLADGPDEVHRQSLARRELRRHQPVRPAARG
- a CDS encoding TetR/AcrR family transcriptional regulator, coding for MGGADAPGRVDGRTARAERTRAAIVEAHLALISEGDLRPTGERIAERAGISLRTLWTNFKDMETLFEASGAEVLRQQDAAYRPISPTLPLAKRVDAYCRQRARLLQLVAPSARAAQMREPVSAQLHRNRLKHIDRVRDEVEQLFAAELAQAGPGREQLVHALVAVSMWPAWSMLRDGLGLGVDQARAVMARTVGALLTDVSER